The window GGCATTGTCGCCTCCATCGCTTTCCGTTTTGCCAGCCTGCCGGCGGCATCCTCCTATGTGCTTGCCGGATGTATTGTCGTCACATTGCTGTCTCTTGCCGTGGACGTCGTTGCAGGACTTCGTGCCGGAGAGTTCGGGCTGGACTTTCTCGCCGCCGTTGCGATGGCTTCGGCGCTGTGGTTCGGCGAGAATCTGGCCGGTGCGATCGTTGCCGTGATGTACGCCGGCGGCCAGTTCCTGGAGGCTTACGCGCACCATCGAGCCGACGAGGGCATGTCCGATCTCCTGGCGAAAATTCCGCGCACGGCACGCAGGTTGCGGCGGCGGTCGCCTCCACCCTCAGCCTCGGCGCCGTCAAAGCGCGCCTTTCGCCCGCCGACAAAGTGGCCGTCATCAAGGAAGAGCGCGCTGGCGGATCGGTGCTAATGGTCGGTGACGGGGTGAACGATGCTCCGGCCCTGGCGGCGGCCGACATTGTCCTTGTCAGGGATAGCCTTCGAGGCATCGTAGATGCGATCACAACCGCCCGCCGCGCGCGCAATATCGCACTGCAAAGCGTCCTTGCCGGATGGGCCTGTCTATCCTTGCAATGATCGCCGCGGGATTGGGATATCTGCCTCCGGTCGCCGGCGCGATGCTGCAGGAAGTGATTGATGTTGCAGTCATCATGAACGCGTTGCGAGCCCTTCACTGATTGCTGACAAGGCATAGCGGCTGTCGTCCGGCGACCTTGAATACCGCAGCAAGGCTTGGCGAGGTGCTCGCTGCGGCAGGCCGGCATCTGTCAAAGACTCTTCGGTTGCTTCCTTGTCTTGGTCTCGGAAATTGCGCTTCATCAATGCACGAGGCGGGCGTCAACCTACAATACGTTGGCGATCAGGTGAAAGGAGCACCTCATGTCATTGGGTTTACGGGAATTCACCTTGGCCGAATGCTACGCCATCCTGGAAGAGACGCGCTTTGGGCACCTGGCCTGCTGCAAGGACGGCCAGCCATATGTCGTCCCCATCTATTTCGCCTATGACAGCGGCGTCGCATACTGTTTTTCGATGCCCGGCCGCAAACTGGAATGGATGCGCGAAAACGACAAGGTTTGTCTGCAGGTCGATCAGCGGGCGGGCTCGGGCTGGAGGAGCGTCATCGCTGAAGGAAGGTTCGAGGAGTTTCCAGATACCGAAGTTTGGCGCAGCGAACGCCTGCACGCCTGGGAAATGTTGCAGAAACACTCGGACTGGTGGGAAGTCGGCTCGCTTAAACCACAAGAAGTTCCAGTCTTCGGCAAATCTCCGCACATTTTCTTTGGAATCCTTGTGCGGTCATTGTCGGGCCGAACCGCTTTCGCCGTCGACTAGCGCGCGCTTTTGGGAACGCATGGGGGCGGTTCAAAGATTACAGCGCTGCGGGGCGGCTCCTGCAGCGCTGAATTGTCGTGGTGTTATCATTGCCGATGCGGCCTGGCTCCGACCGCAGGCCTCCTCCTCCGAGGTCGGCTCGCGGTCTGCCCGTTCAATGGGCCATGAAAATCGGGGCCTTGGCCTCTTCGATCATCCTGCGCGTCACGCCGCCGAATATCGTCTGCTGCCAGCGCGGATGATTGTAGGCGCCCATGACGATCAGATCGGCCGATGTATCGACAGCGTGCTGCCGAAGAGCCTCGTCTGCGCGCTGTCCGCCACTGGCAATGCGGTCCACCTGAACTTTGACGCCATGACGGGCAAGATAGGTGGCGATATCGGCGCCCGGCTCCTCGCCATTCGCGCGCATCCTGGCAACCGGATCCACCAGAGTGACATAAACAATGTCTGCCTGTTTGAGCAGATCAAGCACCTGCCGGGCTGCGCGCGACGCCTCGTCGCTCGAATCCCAGGCCAGCAAAACCGACCTGCACGGCGAATTCATCGGCCGTGTTCCGCGGTTGATGAGAATTGGGGTTGGCGTCCGGAAGAGTGCGCCGTCGATGATCCTTTTGCGCAGCTGGTCGTCCCGGGCCGCCTGCCGTCCGACCAGGACGACATCGGCGTAAAGCGCCCGCTCGGCAATGTCCTCGCCAGCCCATGCAAACTCCGTATAGACGTCCTGGACTTCGTAGGAGATTCCGCTTCGGCCGAGAATAGTCTTGATCTCGTCGGTCTTTTCGGAGAGCGCGTCGATTTCGCGCTGGCGCTCTTCGATCCAGACGGTAGAGATGGCGTTATACTCGCCGATCATCGGAGGCGCTCCCAGCGAAATCACCATCGCATTGAGATGTGCGCCATGAGCGCCGCAAAATCGACTGCGGTTTTCAGGTCTTCCTCGAACTGATTGACGCTGACGATATTCAGTACCGTCCGGATGGTCATGTCGATATACCTCTCTGGTTGGATAGGAGAAAGCGTAGCAGCCACGGCAGAGCGTTCCTTGACCTTCGTCAAAGCGATGCCGATTTAACTGTGTAGGCTGTTCTTCCCTGGCAGGACTTTCCGGGCAGGCCCGGTATCAGTTTGGAGGCGGCAGATGCTTTCGACGGAGCGAGATTTGAAGCGGGGCGGTGAGCGCTTCCCCATCCCTTCGCAAGGTGAAGTCGAAGGCAGGCTGCTGATGTTCGAAGTGGTTGCCGTCACCTGTCTGCAGGAGCTTCTCGCGAAAACGGATCCGCATCTGGTTTTCAGGCTTCGCCGCAAGCTCCTTCGCAATCTGAAGGAAAAGTGCGCCCCGCTGAAGCTATGCGCGGACGACGAAAAGGCCGCAAAGGAGTTCGCACTCCAGCTGTTGAGCGCAGCTGTGGAACAGGCAGAAGACGAGGGGCGAACCGGCAGCCAAGATCCTCAGCAAGGCCATTAGGAGCCACTGCTCCATCTCTTTCTCGCCTTGCGATCAAGGGCCTCCCTGTAGGCGGGTTCCAGGAGCCGGCCTGCTGCTGACGGGTGCCTGCGGCGGTATCGTCTCCTCGACGGCACTGACGCTTTCCTTTGCCCGTCAATCGAAGCAGACGCCCGCCCTCTCGCCGCTGCTTGCGGCCGGAGCGATGCTGGCGGGGGCCGTATCCCTGAGACGTGTGCTATTGATCTGCGGTGTCATCGCACCTGGTGTGTTGATGGAGCTTGCGGCATTGCTCGGACCGGCTGCCGCAGTGCTCGCCATCGGCGGCGGCCTCGCCGACTTCTCGCCGCGCTCCAACGACGGCCCCGACTTTTCACCGAAAAATCCGTTGGAGGTGATGGTCGTGTTGCGTTTTGCTCTGCTGCTTGCCGTCGTCGACGTGCCTGCGGATGCGGCGCCGGACGACTTCATCATTCCACTGATCAGCTTCAACGACATTGCTTTTCTCCGGATCGGTTGAACTCGTAAACCTGCCGCGGGAAGCCGCCGGGCTCGTGGCGCAGGCTGTCGGACATTCTGTCCCCATGCGGAGCCACCTGCCTTGACGCATATCAAGTGAAATCGCCCACCGGATGCCCGCGCAAGGCCTCCTCAGCCGAGGTCGCTCAGGAATGCGTCGGTCTCCATGAGTTCCAGCTGGACGGAAAAACGATCGTGCAGCAGTTCCAGCGACGCGTCATAAGTGTCGTCGGCGCTGCTGCAGACAGCATCCTTCAGCAGGATGACACGATAGGCGAGATCGATGGCGCCGAGGGTCGTGGCAAGCACGCAGACATCCGTCTCCCCGCCGGTGATGACAAGGGTGTCGACCCGCTCCGACTGAAGAAGCGTATGGAGGCGGCCGTCGATCCACGGTGAATAGGTGCGTTTGTCGAAGCATCGTGCCGGCGGAACAAGCGAGGCCAGCGAGGAAGCCAGATTGACGAGCTCGGGCGGCAGATGCTCGCCCGTCATCATCCACCATTTCTGGTAATAGTCGCGCCATTTCCCCGGCATCGCGTCCGGATGCTGGGGTGGCACGAAGCGCGTAAAAATCGTCCGGGACGGATGCCGGCCGGCAAGTTCCTCGATCTGCGGAGAGATCCGAACCATCCAGGGCACGTGCCATGGGGTGTCTTCCGCAAACATGCGCTGCATGTCGACGCAAAGATGCCGCCACTCGCCGATCCCGGCCATCACATCCTCCCTTCGTCTTCGGGCGTCAACCGCTGCCCGGAACGAAAGTTCCCGCTTTAGGCAATGGCTCCTGAGGCGATTGTTCGTGGTCCGGCGCCGCCCTCCGATTTGGCGAAGCAGTCGAGTTCGCGAAGCGGAACCGGTTTGGAGAAGAAATAGCCTTGGAGATCGGTGCAGCCGAGGGCGGTCAGAAAGTCGCGCTGATATTCGGTTTCGACACCTTCCGCCGTTGTCGAGATGCCGAGGTTGCGGCTGAGGGTGACGATCGCGCCGATGATGGCCGCGCCGTTGGCTTTTGCGCCAAGCTGCGAGACGAAGGAACGATCGATCTTGATGCGGTCGATGTCGAAACGCACCAGGTGGCTGAGGCATGAAAAGCCGGTGCCGAAATCATCGAGAGAAATTTGAATGCCCCGGCTGCGCAGCGTTTTCAGGACCGTATATACATCCGAATTATCCTCGATCAGCGAGGACTCGGTGAGCTCGAGCTCGAGGCGGGATGGCGGCAGGCCGGTCTCTTCAAGAACGGTGAAGACTTCCTCGGCAAAATTCGGTCTTCTGAGCTGAGCCGGCGACACGTTGACCGCCACGAAGGTCTCTACCGGCCATTTGCAGGCAGCCTTGCAGGCTTCGCGCAGGACCCAGAAACCGAGGGCGTCGATGAGGCCGCCCTCCTCGGCAGCAGGGATGAAGCTCGCGGGGGTCAGCAGTCCGCGCTGACTGTGACGCCAGCGCACGAGAGCCTCCGCGCCTGAGGCCGCGTATCCACCCTCGGCGCGATGCACCGTCTGGTAATAGACCTCCAGCGATCCGAAATCCGGCCTGGTGCTGCCCGAGCCGGTTTGGGCACTGTCAGCGGACGAGGCCGTGCCTTTGGCCAGAACTTCGCGTAATTCGTTCTTGAGAATGTCGCGCGCATTTCTGCCCCCGTCCATGGAAGGGGAATAGACGCGCCACTGGCCTCTTCCGCCCATCTTTGCCTCGTAAAGCGCGACGTCGGCATAACGCATGAGGTCATCGGCAGTTCGCCCGGCATCGGGCACGATGGTGAGGCCGATCGAGCCGCCGACCCGGGCGACCGCTTCGCCCCTCAGGAGCGGGAAGGGCCTGCCAAGTTCGGCGACGATCGCGTCGCATATGGACAGCAGGACTTGATCGTCATCCCTGATGTCGCGCAGAAGCAGGGCAAATTCGTCGCCCCCGAGCCGGGCGAGCGTGTCGCCTGGGCGAAGGACGGACCGGATCCGCTCCGCGGCCATCCTGATCAGCTCATCACCGGCGGCATGGCCGAACGTGTCGTTCACCGCTTTGAAGCGGTCGAGGTCGAGAAGTGCGACGGCCGAGCGCTCGGTCGAATACCGCGTTTCGGCCAGGCACTCCTCGAACCGCATGGCGAACAAAGCGCGGTTGGGAAGGTCGGTCAGCACGTCATGCAAGGCCAGCTGCCTTGCATGCAACTCGCTTCGCTTCAACTCGCCCAGACTGCTCCGCAGCCGCACGAGCAGCACCGAAAACAGCACGGCGATCACCAGGGCCGCAATCGAAAGCGCCGGCATCAATCGGCCGATCACCCGTGAACCTGGAAGATCGGGTCGCCATACGATGAAGCCGATCGGTTCACCATTTGCCGTTGCGTCGATCTGGAACGCAACCTCGTTTTCGTCAGCATCGGCGGTGCGGGCAAAGCGCGCCCCGTTGAGACCCTGCTGCCGGCTCAATTCGTCGAGGGCCGCACCATCGAGAAACCGCACGACGATCAGGAATTGCCGCGTCGGCTGCGGCTGTCCCTCGGGCGCTTCGTTGATGGCGACGATGCCGACGATCGTCGGCCGCCCCTCCAGCCGCATCAGATTGGCCAGCGCATGGTTGGGGCGAACCGCGCTCGCCCGGCGGCTTTCCAGCGAGGATGGCATTCGGTCGGTGAATGTCGGGCTTTGGCTCGCGGTAAGACGGCTGTCTTTAAGGAGCGGCAAAAACAGAGGCTTCATCCAGCGATAGCGCTTTTCCGTTTTCGCATCGGTCAGCATGCTCAACTGAGCCTTGTCGTCGACGACAAAGGCCTGGTCGTATCCGAAGGCGGACATTGCGGTTTCGCTGATTGCGCTGCCGGCCGCCCCGGTCAGAACCGTATCGAGGCTGGAGGAAACACCTGCCGACCGGGACGCAGGATAAACGCGGGCAAGATAGCCGTTGCCGAACTGACCGATGACGTGGGCGACCTGATCAACCTGTTCCCGCAGGCGCGCATTGACCAGCTGACGCTGGCGATCAAGCGCCGCAGCATCGCTTTCTGTTCCCGCCCAAAGCGCGGAGAGGACGACCAGTCCAATCGCTCCGAGCCCGCTGATGGCGATCAGAAAGAGAATTCTTCCCGAGGCGATCCAGGACTTCTGAAACGTGTTGGAGCTGGAAGGAACAACGATGTGCAAGCCTGGACCCCTGGACCCCACGATACGGGCGCAATTGCCACGCTAACAAATAAGCGTTCACGTAGAATTAAAGCCTGCGGCGCACGATAGGACGAGATCGATCACGCCCAGGGGGTTCCGGCGATGTTGCGAATATCCATTCAGACTTTGTTGCGCGGAGCGCTGATGTTGGGCGCGGTCGGCGTCGTTTTGGGTGTGGCCTCGCCGCTGCCGGTGGCCGCGCAAGAGCGGATGCCGATGAGAGTGGCCGTCGAAGGTGCGTTTCCGCCCTTCAACTATCTCGACGCGAACAACAAACTTCAGGGTTTCGACATCGATATTGCCAATGCCCTCTGCGAGACCGGCAAATTCGAATGCCAATTCATCATCGAGAAGTGGGACGACATGATCCCCGATCTCGTTGCCGGAAAATACGACGCGATCATTTCATCGATGTCGATGAGCCTGGAGCGGCGCCAGAAGGTCGCTTTCACCGAGAAATACTATAACAGTCCGTCAGTGTTCATCGCTCGCAAGGACTCGCCGATCACTGACGTCAGCCCCGCGGCCCTCAGTGGCAAAAAGCTCGGGGTGACGTCGTCGACGGCGCAGGAATCTTACGCCAACCATTTCTATCCCGACATGAAGAAAACAGTATTCCGGTCATCGCCGGAATTGTACAAGGGCCTGTCGGACGGGCGCGTCGACATTATCCTGGAGGATAAGCTCGCCATTTACGACTGGATCGCCAATACGAAGGCGGGAACCTGCTGCGCGTTCAAGGGGCCGGATCTGGTCGACGTCACTTATTTTGGCGAAGGTGCGGGAATTGCGGTGCGTCTGGATGACAAGGACCGCCTTGCACGCCTGAACGAGGCGTTGAAGACGATCAAGGAAGACGGGACTTATGACATGATCAATGCCAAATATTTCCCGTTCAGCATCCAGTAGCAGGCAACAGAATTTTCGTGTGACTGCTGCGAGATGGCCGGTTTTCCCAGCCATCTCCGTTTTGAGCTAAAGCGCGCCGTTGCGCACTTTAGCGCGACATCCTTCTCGTCAGGCGGCTTTCGCGACCTCGCCGTGCGGATCGAGGACATACTTCGTTGCCGCGCCATGGTCGAAACTTTCATATCCAGCGGCGGCATCGTCGAGCGGGATGACCTTAGCGTTGACGATATCGGCGATCGGCAACCGGTCGTGGAGAATCGCCTGCATGAGCTGGCGATTATATTTGAGCACCGGAGTCTGGCCGGTGTGGAAGGATTGTGCTTTTGCCCAGCCGAGACCGAAGCGAAGCGAGAGATTGCCGTGCTTGGCGGCATTGTCGACCGCGCCCGGGTCCTCGGTCACGTAGAGGCCGGGGATGCCGATCGAGCCTGCGGCGCGGGTGATCTCCATCATCTGGTTGAGCACGATCGCCGGCTGTTCGCCGCCGGAATGGCCGCGTGCTTCGAATCCTACCGCGTCGATGGCGCTGTCGACCTCGTTGCTGCCGACGACCTCGGCAATCATGTCGCCGAGACGATCGCTCTTGGAAAGATCGATGGGTTCGAAACCGACCTTCGCGGCATGCGCCAGGCGGTCCTTGTTGAAATCGCCGATCATGACGACGGCGGCACCGAGGATGCGAGCCGAAGCCGCAGCCGCTAACCCGACAGGACCGGCGCCGGCGACATAGACGGTCGAGCCGACCCCGACGCCCGCGCGCACTGCACCGTGAAAGCCGGTGGGCAGAATGTCGGAAAGCATGGTGAGATCGCGGATCTTCGCCATCGCCTTATCCCGATCCGGGATTTTCAGCAGGTTGAAATCGGCATAGGGAATGGTGACGTAGCGTGCCTGCCCGCCGATCCATCCGCCCATGTCGACATAGCCGTAAGCGCCGCCGGCGCGGGCCGGATTTACCGTCAGGCAGACGCCCGTATCCTGGGATTTGCAGCAGCGGCAGCGGCCGCAGGCGACGTTGAAGGGCACCGAGACGATGTCGCCGATTTGGAGCATCTCGACGTCGACGCCTTTCTCGATGATCTCGCCGGTGATTTCATGGCCGAGGATTAGGCCCGGCATTGCAGTCGTGCGGCCGCGGACCATGTGCTGGTCGGAGCCGCAGATATTGGTGGAGATAACCTTCAGGATCACGCCGTGCTCGATGCGGCGGCCATCGGGCGCTTCCAGTTTCGGATCGTCGATATCGCGGACTTCGACCTTTCCCGGCCGGAGATAGACGACGCCTCTATTCTTGCTCATGGATTCCTCCCATGTGTTGAATGCCTCGAGCTGCAACCGATGCAGTCGACGGCAAGCTTTCCTCCGGCCTGCCTCCTCTGCAGTCCGGTATTCACATCGCCGCATCGGGCGATATGTCGAATTTCGCAGCTAGGCGCGGACAGGCTGGATCGAGGAGAGAGTGTGCACGATAGGTCTGGCCTGTCGTTCCGCTCGTCATCGCCCGCCGCAATCCGGAGATCTGCTGCGCAAAGAGCTGGTTTCGGGCTCCAGAACCTCCTTTCGATCCGTCTCGAGGTCTGCGGATATCAATCCGACGACCGCTTTCAGGACTTCAGTTCTTCTACCGCTGCGGGGCAGCGCGCCGGCGGCTGGCCAGCCTCGCATGTTCATGTCGTCAGCTTGCAAGGCAACGCCGTGAACATGACCAGAAAACCATGCCTGACCGAAAACGGCGCCCGAAAAAACGACATAGGTGCACCTCCAGGCGACAGGCGGCAAAGCCGCAATCACTTTCGGTCGGGGACGACAGGTTGATCTCGCGAATGCGGCAGTTTTCCGGGTCGCTCCGGATGATGTGATCGCAGCTGTCGGGCTCCCCCCGTTGAACTCGTGGCACTTGTGATCACATCTATTGGCCAGCGGCAGATGTCGTTTTCAATCGTGATTGGACTTCGGCTGTGACCTGAGCGAGGCTGTTTTTGGGAGCGGACCATCTATTTTTCCGGGGATAGGAGGCCGAAATGGAACAGCATGCACTCGAGCAGTTGAAAACGATCGCGAAGGTCAGCACGACCTATAATCACCTTGAAATGACGAGGCGCGAACGGCTTGAACGGTGGGCCGACAGTCTGGAACGCAGTCCCAGGCCGTTTCTCAAGACGCTTCACGAAACCGAATATCAGCCGATTGCAGATCGGCTTGCCTTGCGAGACGACGACACTCCGATCTCTGTTGCGTTCGCTGATCCCATTCTGCGGGCGGCAGGAATGGAAAATGACAGCTATGGAGAAGCCAGGCGGTTCTTCGAACTCAGCGATGAGCAATTGCACGACCTGGTCTGCTTTTGTCATTTCGGGGAACGCGTCAGCGCAGCAACACTAGCTCGCCGCGTACGAAAGATGGCGGCTTACAAACCAGGCGGGTTTTTCGCTCAGCTTCGTGCATTCTTTGGCTGATCGAAGCTGAGGCCACCTGGAGCTACAAAGGGCTGGTCCGTTCCGGCGGGTGGAGCGGCCGCCGCCGCAATCGCTTGGTCGCTCATCGGCGCATGAGCGAACACGGTCAAACCCGTCGCCTCAGTGGACTGGAGGATAGGCGGCAGCTAGCCGCCTACGGTCGGCGGGCCCGGTTGAAGTCGACCGCGGTGTGCCAGAACACAGCGCCGATGATGATCGCGCCGCCGAAATAGGTGGCGATCGGCGGCTGCTCGGAAAACAACAGCCAGACCCAGAAGGGCGTCAGCACGATTTCCATCGTGCCGATCAGTGCCGCCTCCGCCGGCGGCATCCGCTTTGCCCCGGCAAGGAAGAGCACCAGCGCCAGCGAGAAATTCGTCGCCCCGAAGGCGGCAAGGACGATCCAATTGTGCAGATCGAGGGAGCCGACCGAACCGAAAGGCGCGAAGATGGCGAGCGTCAGGAAAGCGCTGACCACAGTCGGCGGCAGGCTCGGCACGCCTGGGTCGATGCGGGGAATGATGATTACGAGCGCGAAGGAGGCGGTCATGCCGAGCGCCAGAAGGTCGCCCCAGCCGGTGCCGCCGCCGATCGAGGAGGCGACGATGACGCCGACGCCGAAGAGGGACACGGCGCCGGCGATCAGCGTCCGCCTGGCAACCCTCTCCTTGAGGATGAGCCAGCCGAACAAGGCCGCGATGAAGGGCGTCGTCGCATAAATCATCGTCACATTGGCGACGGTGGTCATGTAGAGCGCGCCGATGAAGCATCCCTGACTGAAGGTCTGGCAGGCAATCATCGCAAGACCGGACGGATGGAGGACGGAACGCCATTGCCGCCGCGAGATGCCCCCTTCGAGGAAAAGGCAGGGGATCAGCAGGAACAGGCCTCCGAACAGCGACCGCCAGGCGATCGCCGTCCATACGTCGGTCGTAAGCAGCCGCGAATAGACGCCGCTCGCACTCCAGGCGAGCGTCGCGGCAACGATGAGAAGCACACCCTTCTCATGCTCGCTGCCTGCGAGGCGTGTGGTCGAATTATCAATGGTCACGCAGATTCTCAAAGAAGGAAGTCGAACGCCGCCCATTTCTGCGCCAGCGATTGACATAAGGCAAACGAATAGTAGTGATAGCTACCATCGATTTTTTCTATGGCGGCCATGCAAGAACCTGTTGAAAGCGATCTTCTCAGAACCTTCCTGGTCGTTGCTGAGACCTCGAATTTCTCCGCGGCTGCCCAGCGCATCGGCCGGACTCAATCGGCCGTCAGCACGCAGATCAAGAGGCTCGAGGCGGCGATCGGCGAAACTCTGTTCGAGCGCGTCGCCCGCGGCGTCCTGCTGACGCGTCAGGGCATACAGCTCGTGCCCTACGCCCGTCGGGTCATCGACCTGCTGAACGAGGCGGCCGCTACAATCCGCAGCAAGCCGCTTGACGGCCCGGTGCGCATCGGAATTCCCGAGGAATACAGCCAGACGGTACTGCCGGCAGCGCTCGCGGCTTTTGCGGTTCGCCATCCGGCGGTCGAAGTGACTGTCTCCTGCGATTACACGGTCCGCAACCTTGCGGCCCTGGAACGGGACGAACTCGATCTCGCCGTCGTCTTCGACTGGAGCGATCAGAACAAGGGCGAGGTTCTCTGTGTCGATCCGACCGTCTGGGTCACGTCGATGGTACACCGACTGCACGACATCGATCCCCTGCCGGTTGCGACCTATCGCAATTCCACCTGGTCACGCGATTTTGCGCTACGCTCGCTGGAGCAGATCGGCCGCAGCTACCGGATCGCCTTCATCGCCGATACCGGTTCGGGACTGAAGAATGCCGTGACAGCCGGCCTTGCCGTTACGACGCTTTCGCGCAGCAGCATTCCGCCCGGCTGCCGCGAACTGACCGCCGGGGATGGCTTCCCGCCGGTCGATTCCTCGAAGGTCGTGCTGCGCCGCAATAGTTTCCGCTCCAGTGAGGCCGTGCGGGAACTCGCCGAAATGCTGCGGGACGCGTTTCAGCCTATGTCGGTGCCGATGATATGATGCGGCGGCGCAAGCGGCGCCGCGTCTCCGACGGGCTCTCGGAAAAGCTCGCCCGGTAGCTTCTCGCAAAGGCCGAGGCTGAGTTGAAGCCGGTTGCCGCTGCGATGTCGGCGAAGGAGGCCGTCGTCTCAATCACCTTGCGGCGCGCCGTGTTCAGACGCAGCGCCAGATAATGCACATGCGGCGGCGCGCCGATGCTCTGCTGGAAGAGGTCCTGAAGATGCCGGGCGCTGACACCGACCCTGCGGGCGAGCCGGGCCAACACCAGAGGCTGCTCGATATGCTCCTCCATCAGATGCACCGCCTGCGTCACGCGTGGATCATGCGCACGCAGCCCCGCCGAAGCGGCGGAAAGCGTTTCGTCGGCATGGAAGGAAGGCTGCTCGTAGCGGAACAGCCGGCTGACTTCGAGCGCCAGCGAATAACCCTGCCGTTGCCGTATCACTTCCAGCATCAGGTCAACGGTCGGAAGCGAACCCGAAGTCGTCAGCCGCTTGCCGTCGATGACGAAGCGATCCTTGACGGCCCTCACCTCGGGATAGGCGAGTGCAAAGTCCTCGTAATCCTCCCAGTGAACGGTCGCTGATAGACCGTCGAGCAGACTTGCCTCCGCCAGCAGCCACGTGCCGGACTCGATGCCGGCAACGATCGAGCGGTGGCGGGCAGCTTGCGAGAGCTGCATTTTGAGTGCTGGCGTCGCGCTTTGGCGCCAGCTGTAGCTCGCAAGTACGAACAATGGCACATTCTCGGTCGTCGTCCGAAAAGCTCCTTGGGTTGGGATGGCGATATGGCTCGTGGTTGGGACCGGCGCGCCGTCCGGCGTCAACAGCCGCCAGCGATAGAGCTCGGTGCCGGCGATGCGATTGGCGCCGCGCAGCGGCTCGATGACCGATGCGATCAGGATCAGGTTCGTCTCCGGCAGAATCAGAAGGTCGATATCGAGCCGTTCCGTC of the Rhizobium etli CFN 42 genome contains:
- a CDS encoding LysR substrate-binding domain-containing protein, translating into MQEPVESDLLRTFLVVAETSNFSAAAQRIGRTQSAVSTQIKRLEAAIGETLFERVARGVLLTRQGIQLVPYARRVIDLLNEAAATIRSKPLDGPVRIGIPEEYSQTVLPAALAAFAVRHPAVEVTVSCDYTVRNLAALERDELDLAVVFDWSDQNKGEVLCVDPTVWVTSMVHRLHDIDPLPVATYRNSTWSRDFALRSLEQIGRSYRIAFIADTGSGLKNAVTAGLAVTTLSRSSIPPGCRELTAGDGFPPVDSSKVVLRRNSFRSSEAVRELAEMLRDAFQPMSVPMI
- a CDS encoding pyridoxamine 5'-phosphate oxidase family protein: MSLGLREFTLAECYAILEETRFGHLACCKDGQPYVVPIYFAYDSGVAYCFSMPGRKLEWMRENDKVCLQVDQRAGSGWRSVIAEGRFEEFPDTEVWRSERLHAWEMLQKHSDWWEVGSLKPQEVPVFGKSPHIFFGILVRSLSGRTAFAVD
- a CDS encoding transporter substrate-binding domain-containing protein, whose protein sequence is MLRISIQTLLRGALMLGAVGVVLGVASPLPVAAQERMPMRVAVEGAFPPFNYLDANNKLQGFDIDIANALCETGKFECQFIIEKWDDMIPDLVAGKYDAIISSMSMSLERRQKVAFTEKYYNSPSVFIARKDSPITDVSPAALSGKKLGVTSSTAQESYANHFYPDMKKTVFRSSPELYKGLSDGRVDIILEDKLAIYDWIANTKAGTCCAFKGPDLVDVTYFGEGAGIAVRLDDKDRLARLNEALKTIKEDGTYDMINAKYFPFSIQ
- the fdhA gene encoding formaldehyde dehydrogenase, glutathione-independent — its product is MSKNRGVVYLRPGKVEVRDIDDPKLEAPDGRRIEHGVILKVISTNICGSDQHMVRGRTTAMPGLILGHEITGEIIEKGVDVEMLQIGDIVSVPFNVACGRCRCCKSQDTGVCLTVNPARAGGAYGYVDMGGWIGGQARYVTIPYADFNLLKIPDRDKAMAKIRDLTMLSDILPTGFHGAVRAGVGVGSTVYVAGAGPVGLAAAASARILGAAVVMIGDFNKDRLAHAAKVGFEPIDLSKSDRLGDMIAEVVGSNEVDSAIDAVGFEARGHSGGEQPAIVLNQMMEITRAAGSIGIPGLYVTEDPGAVDNAAKHGNLSLRFGLGWAKAQSFHTGQTPVLKYNRQLMQAILHDRLPIADIVNAKVIPLDDAAAGYESFDHGAATKYVLDPHGEVAKAA
- a CDS encoding DMT family transporter, translated to MTIDNSTTRLAGSEHEKGVLLIVAATLAWSASGVYSRLLTTDVWTAIAWRSLFGGLFLLIPCLFLEGGISRRQWRSVLHPSGLAMIACQTFSQGCFIGALYMTTVANVTMIYATTPFIAALFGWLILKERVARRTLIAGAVSLFGVGVIVASSIGGGTGWGDLLALGMTASFALVIIIPRIDPGVPSLPPTVVSAFLTLAIFAPFGSVGSLDLHNWIVLAAFGATNFSLALVLFLAGAKRMPPAEAALIGTMEIVLTPFWVWLLFSEQPPIATYFGGAIIIGAVFWHTAVDFNRARRP
- a CDS encoding GlxA family transcriptional regulator; translated protein: MLQRSTERLDIDLLILPETNLILIASVIEPLRGANRIAGTELYRWRLLTPDGAPVPTTSHIAIPTQGAFRTTTENVPLFVLASYSWRQSATPALKMQLSQAARHRSIVAGIESGTWLLAEASLLDGLSATVHWEDYEDFALAYPEVRAVKDRFVIDGKRLTTSGSLPTVDLMLEVIRQRQGYSLALEVSRLFRYEQPSFHADETLSAASAGLRAHDPRVTQAVHLMEEHIEQPLVLARLARRVGVSARHLQDLFQQSIGAPPHVHYLALRLNTARRKVIETTASFADIAAATGFNSASAFARSYRASFSESPSETRRRLRRRIISSAPT
- a CDS encoding putative bifunctional diguanylate cyclase/phosphodiesterase is translated as MHIVVPSSSNTFQKSWIASGRILFLIAISGLGAIGLVVLSALWAGTESDAAALDRQRQLVNARLREQVDQVAHVIGQFGNGYLARVYPASRSAGVSSSLDTVLTGAAGSAISETAMSAFGYDQAFVVDDKAQLSMLTDAKTEKRYRWMKPLFLPLLKDSRLTASQSPTFTDRMPSSLESRRASAVRPNHALANLMRLEGRPTIVGIVAINEAPEGQPQPTRQFLIVVRFLDGAALDELSRQQGLNGARFARTADADENEVAFQIDATANGEPIGFIVWRPDLPGSRVIGRLMPALSIAALVIAVLFSVLLVRLRSSLGELKRSELHARQLALHDVLTDLPNRALFAMRFEECLAETRYSTERSAVALLDLDRFKAVNDTFGHAAGDELIRMAAERIRSVLRPGDTLARLGGDEFALLLRDIRDDDQVLLSICDAIVAELGRPFPLLRGEAVARVGGSIGLTIVPDAGRTADDLMRYADVALYEAKMGGRGQWRVYSPSMDGGRNARDILKNELREVLAKGTASSADSAQTGSGSTRPDFGSLEVYYQTVHRAEGGYAASGAEALVRWRHSQRGLLTPASFIPAAEEGGLIDALGFWVLREACKAACKWPVETFVAVNVSPAQLRRPNFAEEVFTVLEETGLPPSRLELELTESSLIEDNSDVYTVLKTLRSRGIQISLDDFGTGFSCLSHLVRFDIDRIKIDRSFVSQLGAKANGAAIIGAIVTLSRNLGISTTAEGVETEYQRDFLTALGCTDLQGYFFSKPVPLRELDCFAKSEGGAGPRTIASGAIA
- a CDS encoding cysteine hydrolase family protein, giving the protein MAGIGEWRHLCVDMQRMFAEDTPWHVPWMVRISPQIEELAGRHPSRTIFTRFVPPQHPDAMPGKWRDYYQKWWMMTGEHLPPELVNLASSLASLVPPARCFDKRTYSPWIDGRLHTLLQSERVDTLVITGGETDVCVLATTLGAIDLAYRVILLKDAVCSSADDTYDASLELLHDRFSVQLELMETDAFLSDLG